The Pochonia chlamydosporia 170 chromosome 1, whole genome shotgun sequence genome window below encodes:
- a CDS encoding galactan 1,3-beta-galactosidase (similar to Colletotrichum fioriniae PJ7 XP_007590841.1), whose product MAILTSIFLTVLAACKAQAAALQIIPGAAWTATNTGQHIQAHGAGIIEANGIYYMIGEDKTNGALFQNVNCYSSSNLVDWKYEGALLSRTDADVQKVASLADPNSLVERPKVVFNERTKKYVMYFHLDIKYEIAEVGIATSDTVCGKYTFHSSFRPGGRQIRDIGLFKDDDGSAYLLAENRQFGTNEEVRSITYIMSLDSEYLNVTGIVHTFENHAAESPAMLKKDGYYFIFSSTLSGWDPNDNYYSYAPSLAGPWSSWKLFADEGSLTYRSQTTYILPFGDSAIYMGDRWQEHSLGSSTYIWLPLEFKGTEVSMPYRDVWSLDPISKTWSGSKTTVLEPQDAKLSNGARLVGCDGCSSRSAAGYLGGPERGAVTFSGGLSKCCKKATIVLVYVNGDLTSRFALVTVNGKKQKVEFPPSFNDQQISNVVIYGNFHSGSDNTIVVEGDDGGWAPNIDKIILACAV is encoded by the exons ATGGCTATTCTTACTTCGATTTTCCTGACTGTTCTTGCAGCGTGCAAAGCGCAAGCTGCTGCCCTGCAGATCATTCCTGGAGCCGCTTGGACTGCT ACCAACACCGGGCAGCACATTCAGGCCCACGGCGCTGGTATTAT TGAAGCCAACGGAATCTACTACATGATAGGCGAGGACAAAACCAACGGCGCTCTGTTTCAGAACGTGAATTGCTATTCATCCAGCAACTTGGTCGATTGGAAGTACGAAGGCGCTCTCCTCTCCCGAACGGACGCAGACGTCCAGAAGGTTGCCTCGTTAGCCGACCCGAACAGCCTTGTCGAGAGACCCAAGGTCGTGTTCAATGAGAGAACCAAAAAATATGTCATGTACTTCCACCTCGATATCAAATACGAAATCGCTGAGGTGGGCATCGCCACCAGTGACACCGTGTGCGGAAAGTATACATTCCATAGTAGCTTTAGGCCAGGTGGCAGGCAAATCCGAGACATAGGCCTCTTTAAAGATGACGACGGGTCTGCATATCTTTTGGCCGAAAAT CGCCAGTTTGGGACAAACGAAGAAGTGCGTTCCATAACTTACATTATGTCCTTGGACTCTGAGTATCTTAATGTCACCGGAATCGTCCATACGTTCGAGAACCACGCCGCTGAATCTCCGGCTATGCTGAAGAAGGACGGGTACTACTTTATCTTCAGCTCTACACTATCAGGCTGGGACCCAAATGACAAC TATTACAGCTACGCACCATCTCTCGCTGGCCCTTGGTCTAGCTGGAAGCTGTTTGCGGACGAAGGCTCCCTCACATACAGGTCTCAAACCACCTATATCTTGCCATTTGGCGACTCTGCAATTTATATGGGTGATCGCTGGCAGGAGCATAGTTTGGGGTCCAGCACTTATATCTGGCTGCCACTTGAATTCAAAGGTACCGAGGTTTCAATGCCATATAGAGATGTTTGGTCTCTGGATCCGATATCCAagacttggtctggttctaAAACCACCGTTCTTGAACCTCAAGACGCCAAATTATCTAATGGCGCTAGATTGGTAGGCTGTGACGGGTGCAGCTCCAGGTCGGCAGCAGGTTATCTAGGCGGACCTGAGCGTGGCGCCGTAACTTTTAGTGGTGGGCTTAGTAAATGCTGTAAAAAGGCAACCATTGTCCTGGTATACGTTAATGGAGATCTAACATCTCGATTTGCTTTAGTCACAGTTAATGGTAAAAAGCAAAAGGTTGAGTTCCCGCCATCATTTAATGATCAGCAAATTTCTAACGTTGTTATCTACGGAAATTTTCATTCAGGATCTGACAACACCATCGTTGTTGAAGGGGATGACGGAGGCTGGGCCCCAAATATTGATAAGATTATTCTAGCTTGCGCCGTTTAA
- a CDS encoding transposase (similar to Metarhizium robertsii ARSEF 23 XP_007817108.2), whose product MSMSTSGLSPCANLRKQQSPSPGDQLHRQERERFSRQGRSSPSPVGDRPKSAGSSMTSIGRFYGLGDENALDNQFAAFPQTFSSLPQPHSSQGHHEPAWDLRSDYEIYLQNDFFHETRRVLRVRTLIPGPECDSFASEPESHPSAQQPQTRTRAEFESALSIVREVIGEGHKLTIDLARSYEREPIACTSLVTSTLSLNLYLLLYIIISTHSLTYG is encoded by the coding sequence ATGTCTATGTCTACATCAGGACTTTCACCTTGCGCGAATCTTCGCAAACAGCAAAGCCCCAGTCCCGGCGATCAATTACACCGACAAGAGCGAGAACGATTCAGTCGGCAAGGTAGATCTAGCCCTTCACCAGTCGGAGACCGACCAAAATCCGCGGGTAGCTCTATGACTAGTATTGGTCGGTTCTACGGACTTGGAGACGAAAATGCGCTTGATAACCAGTTTGCTGCATTTCCGCAAACATTTTCCAGTCTCCCACAGCCTCATAGCTCACAAGGCCACCATGAGCCTGCATGGGACCTTCGATCCGATTATGAGATATATCTGCAAAATGACTTCTTCCATGAAACCAGACGGGTCCTGCGAGTCAGAACTCTCATACCTGGCCCAGAGTGTGATTCATTCGCCTCGGAACCGGAATCGCACCCATCCGCCCAGCAACCCCAAACTAGGACAAGAGCCGAGTTCGAATCCGCGTTGAGTATAGTGCGAGAGGTTATCGGCGAAGGCCACAAGTTAACTATAGATCTTGCTCGATCATACGAACGGGAGCCCATTGCATGTACATCCTTGGTAACTTCCACCTTGTCACTAAATTTGTATCTATTGCtctatattattataagCACACACTCCCTGACATATGGTTAG